One Candidatus Neomarinimicrobiota bacterium DNA window includes the following coding sequences:
- a CDS encoding GAF domain-containing protein, with protein sequence MKLSQHIYIPVLIFVGVLVVGQLGINYVSDQESEKLAIKTQVTAEQVGMRLNDFLNTRITRLDIFRKRMEQRPFISEAEFRTTALRIQHELPGFQAVNWIDENGIIQWVTPLAPNLPVVGVDLVREAAKDAAEVFNRSLQYQIDTASPLIKLVQGGKGFATYLPIVVDDQITGFVNGVFRIEELVSQCFNNSIKDFNYEVILSGKRVYLRGEPNNFENPSTIGRHNFTMLGQSWELQIVPGSSLDGTTTFMWALSMVVAFFLATLIAGLTLIRLKSNAELAKAYTEIENSEAKFRTIFDKSPACLLRYSPEAVLTDWNLEAASLFGLEFPPSRHRSVYDLEEMKPILHAIEETFAGEHSSYLGSLEIQGKNIEVAANFEILVSSDDQIQGGIILLKDVTEQNKTMRAKEVMYDIGQLANKIKDLPLLFQAIQNSLSRILDTRNFYVALYNEERDEFSYPYYNDEFDSPPPDPVKAERGITAYVIKSGFPILLTKEEFYTMNKEGKIDLLGTPSEQWLGCPLIVEDRPIGIMAVQSYTKDVVYDNGDIEMLNFVSDQIALSIKINIEDEKLRESEAMHRELSKQLSDSNNIKALLLDVISHDLKNPAGVISGIADILTMGEEVSDELQLIKDSSDVLLKVLDNTTALARISLGESINMVDINISDLVNEVIDEYKPSFKGEGSPLLLSVETNIMHIANPIISEVFRNYLSNVLKYAPSGEPVEVSLKKDSERIEFCVRDVGKTIADDDRDSVFIRSIQLANGKMRGSGLGLAIVKRIAEVHGAEVGVRPNQPTGNIFYFEMPLQLTKK encoded by the coding sequence ATGAAGCTTTCACAGCATATATACATTCCAGTCCTCATATTTGTAGGTGTTCTTGTAGTGGGACAACTGGGTATAAACTATGTTTCAGATCAAGAGTCTGAAAAACTTGCAATAAAAACTCAAGTTACCGCCGAGCAGGTGGGGATGAGACTTAATGATTTTCTAAATACTCGAATTACCCGTCTGGATATTTTCCGAAAACGGATGGAGCAGAGACCTTTCATAAGCGAGGCGGAATTCAGAACTACTGCACTCCGTATACAACATGAACTTCCCGGTTTTCAGGCAGTCAACTGGATAGATGAAAATGGAATTATCCAATGGGTTACACCCTTGGCTCCCAACTTACCAGTAGTTGGTGTTGATTTGGTGCGAGAAGCAGCTAAGGATGCAGCCGAGGTATTTAATAGATCTCTCCAATACCAAATCGATACTGCTTCTCCACTAATCAAACTGGTTCAGGGCGGCAAGGGCTTTGCCACCTACCTACCCATTGTAGTGGATGACCAGATCACCGGTTTTGTGAATGGTGTATTTAGAATTGAAGAGTTGGTCTCTCAATGTTTTAACAACTCGATAAAAGATTTTAACTATGAAGTGATTTTATCAGGTAAGCGAGTTTATCTGAGGGGTGAACCTAATAATTTCGAGAACCCAAGCACCATTGGAAGACATAATTTCACAATGCTGGGTCAGTCCTGGGAATTACAGATAGTTCCAGGTTCCTCTCTGGATGGTACCACAACCTTCATGTGGGCTCTATCCATGGTTGTTGCTTTTTTTCTAGCAACACTTATAGCCGGTCTTACACTGATCAGGTTAAAGTCAAATGCGGAGCTGGCCAAAGCCTATACTGAGATCGAAAATTCTGAGGCAAAATTTAGAACAATTTTTGATAAATCTCCGGCATGCCTGTTACGCTATAGCCCTGAAGCAGTGCTCACAGACTGGAATCTTGAGGCTGCCTCCCTTTTTGGTCTTGAATTTCCACCTTCCAGGCATAGATCCGTGTACGATCTTGAAGAAATGAAACCGATTCTTCATGCCATTGAAGAGACGTTTGCAGGAGAGCATTCCTCATACCTTGGCTCTTTAGAAATTCAAGGCAAGAATATTGAAGTTGCTGCTAATTTTGAAATCTTGGTTTCAAGTGATGATCAGATTCAGGGAGGAATTATACTCCTGAAAGATGTAACTGAGCAAAATAAAACCATGCGGGCTAAGGAGGTCATGTATGATATTGGCCAGCTTGCCAATAAGATCAAAGACCTGCCACTATTGTTTCAGGCCATTCAAAACAGCCTGAGCAGAATCCTGGACACACGTAATTTTTATGTAGCTCTCTACAATGAAGAGCGGGATGAATTTTCCTATCCCTATTACAATGATGAATTTGATTCACCCCCACCTGATCCCGTAAAAGCAGAACGTGGAATCACTGCCTACGTGATAAAAAGTGGTTTCCCTATTTTACTCACCAAAGAAGAGTTCTATACGATGAACAAAGAGGGGAAAATTGATTTACTGGGGACACCCTCTGAACAGTGGCTCGGCTGTCCACTTATTGTAGAAGACAGGCCTATTGGGATTATGGCCGTTCAAAGCTATACCAAAGATGTGGTCTACGATAATGGGGATATCGAGATGCTAAACTTTGTCTCGGACCAAATAGCGTTAAGCATCAAAATTAATATTGAGGATGAAAAACTCCGTGAATCCGAAGCAATGCATCGAGAATTATCGAAACAATTAAGTGATTCAAATAACATCAAAGCGCTGCTTCTCGATGTAATTTCCCATGATCTCAAAAACCCTGCAGGAGTTATCTCTGGTATTGCTGACATTTTGACCATGGGCGAAGAGGTCAGTGATGAACTCCAACTCATTAAGGATAGTTCTGATGTGTTGCTAAAGGTCCTTGACAATACAACTGCATTAGCCCGCATTTCTCTTGGTGAGAGTATCAATATGGTGGATATAAATATCAGCGACTTAGTAAATGAAGTTATTGATGAGTATAAACCGAGTTTTAAAGGTGAGGGGAGTCCACTTCTACTCAGTGTTGAGACTAATATTATGCACATCGCCAACCCCATTATCTCTGAAGTATTTAGGAACTACCTGAGCAACGTTTTGAAGTATGCACCTTCTGGAGAACCGGTTGAAGTGAGTCTTAAAAAGGATTCAGAACGCATCGAATTTTGCGTTAGGGATGTAGGGAAAACGATTGCAGATGATGATCGGGATTCAGTATTTATAAGAAGTATACAGTTGGCCAATGGGAAGATGCGTGGATCAGGACTCGGACTTGCCATTGTCAAACGCATTGCAGAAGTACACGGGGCTGAGGTTGGTGTCCGTCCTAATCAACCGACGGGGAATATTTTTTATTTCGAGATGCCTCTCCAATTGACAAAGAAATGA
- a CDS encoding biotin--[acetyl-CoA-carboxylase] ligase, with translation MTSHPDLDKTIFLDTVDSTNLELKRRRQEFQGSNVLMVSDAQSQGKGQKGRRWESAAGLGLWMSLYLGRQTSLSHNIQLLSIFTGTIVHDIISPLIPDIVYLKWPNDIIINSKKCGGILTELQWQGDAIVSAIIGMGINLSHGKDDFTPSIQRQATSLKLEGVENLDRSNLIDTFVNSFFGNLSALDDGDQLASEWNKNAYRMNQSVLLESPQGKFEGHFSGINSRGDALIVIEGKLKAFQTGEIRLTESL, from the coding sequence ATGACTTCCCACCCTGATCTTGATAAAACCATTTTTCTTGATACGGTTGATTCCACCAATCTTGAGTTAAAAAGGCGACGTCAGGAATTTCAGGGTTCCAACGTTTTAATGGTGAGTGATGCACAGTCACAAGGTAAGGGCCAGAAGGGGCGGAGATGGGAATCAGCTGCTGGTTTGGGTCTGTGGATGTCACTTTATCTTGGCCGCCAGACTTCACTTTCCCACAACATCCAGTTGCTATCCATTTTCACAGGTACCATTGTGCATGACATCATCTCACCCCTCATTCCTGATATCGTTTACCTGAAATGGCCCAATGACATCATAATCAATTCAAAGAAGTGTGGAGGTATCCTTACGGAGCTTCAATGGCAAGGAGACGCTATTGTGTCTGCCATCATCGGGATGGGAATAAACCTGAGCCATGGCAAAGATGATTTTACCCCTTCTATCCAGAGGCAGGCTACCTCCCTCAAACTAGAGGGAGTGGAAAACCTGGATAGATCTAACTTAATCGATACTTTTGTGAATTCATTTTTTGGAAATTTGTCTGCTCTGGATGATGGAGACCAATTGGCTAGCGAGTGGAATAAAAATGCATACCGAATGAACCAATCCGTCCTGTTGGAATCTCCTCAGGGGAAATTTGAAGGGCATTTCTCAGGAATTAACAGCAGGGGTGATGCACTGATCGTTATTGAGGGAAAACTGAAAGCCTTCCAAACCGGTGAAATACGACTTACTGAATCGCTTTAG
- the metF gene encoding methylenetetrahydrofolate reductase [NAD(P)H], with the protein MKINDILQERKDPFLSFEIIPPARGRSAREIYEIIDELIEFNPPFIDVTSHAADSYFIEQDNGTFTRHIKRKRPGTIGLCAAIKYRYQLEAVPHLLCQGFTKQETEDALIELNYLGIDNVLAIRGDQLLYQKAHPIGREANEHALDLVKQISNMNRGKYLEDILDADESDFCIGVGAYPEKHPDAPSKNADIRYLKRKVDAGAQYIVTQMFFNNQDYYDFVAQCRAEGITVPIIPGIKLITRQTQLRSLPHAFSVTIPDDLVTSLELAETSHERAEIGIKHAVEQCEDLLNNGVECLHFYVMQDVRLVKQVATALNLS; encoded by the coding sequence ATGAAAATTAATGATATCCTCCAGGAGAGAAAAGACCCCTTTTTAAGTTTCGAAATTATTCCCCCTGCCAGAGGTAGAAGTGCACGTGAAATCTATGAGATCATTGATGAACTGATCGAATTCAACCCCCCCTTTATTGATGTGACCAGCCATGCAGCAGATTCATATTTTATTGAGCAGGATAATGGCACCTTTACACGGCACATCAAGCGAAAACGACCTGGAACCATTGGTTTGTGTGCCGCCATTAAATATCGTTATCAACTGGAAGCGGTTCCTCATCTCCTCTGCCAGGGATTTACCAAACAAGAAACAGAAGATGCCTTGATAGAATTGAATTATCTGGGGATTGATAATGTGTTGGCTATTCGTGGTGATCAATTGCTATATCAAAAAGCCCATCCCATTGGACGAGAGGCAAATGAGCATGCACTGGATCTGGTAAAACAGATTAGTAATATGAATCGTGGCAAATATCTGGAAGATATCCTCGATGCTGATGAATCAGATTTCTGCATTGGTGTAGGGGCTTACCCGGAGAAACACCCAGATGCCCCCAGCAAAAATGCAGATATACGATACTTAAAAAGGAAGGTTGATGCTGGTGCTCAGTACATTGTCACTCAGATGTTTTTCAACAATCAAGATTACTATGATTTTGTTGCTCAGTGCAGAGCAGAGGGCATCACAGTTCCTATTATACCAGGCATAAAGCTGATAACACGTCAGACCCAACTTCGCTCACTGCCTCACGCGTTTTCCGTAACTATTCCTGATGATTTGGTAACAAGTCTTGAGTTGGCGGAGACCTCTCATGAAAGAGCTGAAATTGGCATCAAGCACGCAGTTGAACAATGCGAAGATTTGCTAAATAATGGTGTGGAATGTCTTCATTTTTACGTCATGCAGGATGTTCGTCTGGTTAAACAGGTCGCAACAGCACTCAATTTATCCTAA
- a CDS encoding methylmalonyl-CoA mutase, with protein MSSQGEKAGQYPFTKGIYEEMYRSRKWTMRQYAGFSSAKDSNTRYRYLLDQGTTGLSVAFDLPTQIGYDSDDPIAEGEIGKVGVPIDTLADMEVLFESIPLDKVSTSMTINSTAIILLAMYQVVAEKQGVNSQQLRGTIQNDVLKEYIARGTYIFPPQASLRLITDVFSYCNEHIPNWNTISISGYHIREAGSTAAQELAFTFSNGIAYVEAAIAAGLDVNEFGARLSFFWNAHNDLMEEVAKFRASRRIWAKIMKERFGATNPKAMMCRFHTQTGGSTLTAQQIDNNVVRVTLQALAAVLGGTQSLHTNSRDEALALPTEESARLALRTQQIVGFESGITNYVDPLAGSEVIETLTNGLEEDVFEYIKKVDELGGAVKAIELGYFQNEIGNSAYQYQQDIEQGERVVVGQNKFVDEEDIQPDILKLAAKAAQEQLKDLRSVKAARDNDALKKSLSELKTAAQHKDTNLYPFILSAVREYASVGEISNTLRSVFGEYQG; from the coding sequence ATGAGTAGCCAAGGGGAAAAGGCCGGACAATATCCCTTTACAAAGGGAATTTATGAAGAGATGTATCGCTCCAGAAAATGGACGATGCGGCAATATGCAGGATTTTCCAGCGCTAAAGACTCAAATACCAGGTACCGTTATCTGCTAGATCAGGGAACGACTGGTCTTTCAGTCGCTTTCGATTTGCCAACCCAGATTGGATATGATTCTGATGACCCCATCGCCGAGGGAGAAATTGGGAAGGTTGGGGTACCCATTGACACCCTGGCTGATATGGAAGTTCTTTTCGAAAGCATACCTCTGGACAAGGTATCCACATCCATGACCATCAATTCAACTGCTATCATTTTATTGGCCATGTACCAGGTCGTGGCTGAAAAGCAAGGCGTGAACAGCCAACAACTGCGGGGTACCATTCAAAATGATGTCCTGAAGGAATATATTGCTCGTGGGACCTACATTTTCCCACCCCAGGCATCTCTGCGGCTTATTACCGATGTTTTTTCATATTGCAATGAACATATCCCCAACTGGAACACGATCTCTATCTCAGGCTACCACATCCGTGAAGCTGGTTCCACAGCAGCCCAAGAACTGGCATTTACCTTTTCCAATGGGATTGCTTATGTGGAGGCTGCCATTGCAGCAGGCTTGGATGTCAATGAGTTTGGGGCCAGACTATCATTTTTCTGGAACGCGCATAATGATCTGATGGAAGAAGTAGCCAAGTTCCGTGCATCTCGTCGTATCTGGGCAAAAATTATGAAGGAGCGTTTTGGAGCCACCAATCCGAAAGCCATGATGTGCCGTTTTCATACCCAAACGGGGGGGTCAACACTTACAGCTCAACAGATTGATAATAATGTGGTCCGTGTCACCCTTCAGGCCTTGGCAGCGGTGTTGGGCGGTACTCAGTCATTGCATACAAATTCACGGGACGAAGCCCTGGCCCTGCCAACTGAGGAGTCAGCAAGATTGGCTCTGAGAACACAACAAATTGTTGGATTTGAGAGTGGCATTACCAACTATGTTGATCCACTGGCCGGCTCAGAAGTTATTGAAACCTTAACCAATGGTCTGGAAGAGGATGTCTTCGAATATATTAAGAAGGTTGATGAATTAGGTGGTGCCGTGAAAGCCATCGAATTGGGATATTTTCAGAATGAAATTGGCAACAGCGCCTATCAATATCAGCAGGATATTGAGCAGGGAGAACGTGTTGTGGTTGGGCAAAACAAATTCGTCGATGAGGAGGATATTCAACCTGACATCTTGAAACTAGCAGCCAAAGCTGCCCAGGAACAATTAAAGGATTTACGTTCAGTCAAAGCTGCTCGTGATAACGATGCTCTCAAGAAATCTCTCTCTGAGCTGAAAACTGCTGCTCAGCACAAGGATACAAACCTGTATCCATTTATTTTGTCAGCTGTGCGCGAGTATGCGTCTGTTGGCGAAATTTCCAATACCCTCAGGTCTGTCTTTGGTGAATATCAGGGGTAA
- a CDS encoding response regulator: MGEQMTVLVVEDDFASRQYLLLLLRKLEYGSIAAETGEEALELMKDKSADIFLLDIALGPGINGLELGAKLKNEGRFGQVPMVAVTAFTKDKLESFDEAGFSDYMSKPYTIDQLKALLERYLK, from the coding sequence ATGGGTGAACAAATGACAGTATTGGTTGTTGAAGATGATTTCGCTTCGAGACAGTATCTTTTATTACTTCTTAGAAAGCTTGAGTATGGGTCCATTGCTGCTGAAACTGGGGAAGAAGCTCTTGAGTTGATGAAAGATAAATCCGCAGATATTTTTCTTCTGGATATTGCTCTGGGACCAGGTATTAATGGACTGGAGCTGGGAGCAAAATTAAAAAATGAGGGTCGCTTTGGCCAAGTGCCCATGGTGGCTGTTACTGCGTTTACCAAGGACAAGTTGGAATCCTTTGATGAGGCAGGTTTCTCGGATTATATGTCCAAGCCCTACACCATTGATCAGTTGAAAGCATTATTGGAAAGATACCTAAAATAG